From Methanobacteriales archaeon HGW-Methanobacteriales-1, a single genomic window includes:
- a CDS encoding pseudomurein-binding protein, with protein YYNTKYGAVKTLSYRKGNCVDHAHLMNALMRAVGIQSRYAHVSGKFTSGSTYGHVYSEVYVNGKWLKADASSSRNSLGVVRSWSLVKFKGRYASLPF; from the coding sequence TTACTACAACACCAAATACGGAGCAGTTAAAACTTTATCATACAGGAAAGGAAACTGTGTAGATCATGCCCACCTCATGAATGCTTTAATGAGGGCCGTAGGGATACAATCCCGATACGCCCATGTAAGTGGTAAATTTACCAGTGGAAGTACCTATGGACACGTTTACTCCGAAGTCTATGTCAATGGAAAATGGTTAAAAGCAGATGCTTCCAGTTCCAGAAACAGCCTAGGTGTAGTTAGAAGTTGGAGTCTGGTTAAATTTAAAGGCAGATATGCATCACTGCCATTTTAG